A stretch of the Thermodesulfovibrionales bacterium genome encodes the following:
- a CDS encoding TusE/DsrC/DsvC family sulfur relay protein: protein MAKKTAVHGRELEVDEDGFLVNIDDWDVNVAEHLARKEGVQELSGEHWKLIAALRLHYEKHRESPLCRDILIEAGFTKMDMYRLFPSLGYRSAYKLAGLPKPTEC from the coding sequence ATGGCAAAGAAAACAGCAGTCCATGGGAGAGAGCTGGAAGTCGACGAAGATGGTTTTCTTGTGAATATTGATGACTGGGATGTGAATGTGGCGGAACATCTTGCCCGCAAAGAAGGCGTGCAGGAGCTGTCAGGCGAACACTGGAAACTTATTGCTGCCCTAAGACTCCATTACGAAAAACATCGCGAGTCACCACTGTGCCGTGACATCCTTATCGAAGCCGGATTTACTAAAATGGATATGTACAGACTATTCCCCTCTTTGGGGTATAGGAGTGCCTATAAGCTGGCCGGCTTACCGAAACCAACCGAATGTTAG
- a CDS encoding PAS domain S-box protein, whose protein sequence is MANKRDETAHRDLGYSRAEFARLRIFDIDPVQTEEEIQLRMSEVLNKGQAEFDVKHRTKGGDIRDVHVLTRALDLFGDKYLQAIWQDITDRKLAEKDLELYRQILAYMAEGVLLIRVKDGVIVYTNPKLEKMFGYAHDELVGHHVSLLNAPAEKSPEETAHMIMNALHQYGVWTGEILNIKKDGTPFWCYAVVSTFEHHVHGTVWISIHQDITDRKS, encoded by the coding sequence ATGGCAAATAAGCGAGATGAGACAGCTCATCGTGATCTTGGTTACTCACGGGCGGAGTTTGCAAGACTGCGTATCTTTGATATAGATCCTGTCCAGACTGAAGAGGAAATACAATTGAGGATGAGTGAGGTGCTCAACAAAGGACAAGCCGAATTCGACGTAAAGCATAGGACCAAAGGTGGCGATATAAGGGATGTCCATGTCCTTACACGCGCATTGGATTTATTTGGCGACAAGTATTTGCAAGCCATATGGCAGGATATCACAGATCGCAAACTTGCTGAAAAGGACCTTGAGCTTTATAGGCAGATTCTAGCCTATATGGCAGAGGGGGTCTTGCTTATCCGAGTTAAAGATGGTGTAATTGTCTATACTAATCCGAAACTTGAAAAGATGTTTGGTTATGCTCATGATGAGCTTGTGGGACATCATGTTTCATTGCTCAATGCTCCTGCGGAGAAAAGTCCAGAAGAAACGGCTCACATGATCATGAACGCTCTTCATCAATATGGGGTATGGACGGGTGAGATCCTAAATATTAAAAAGGATGGTACACCGTTTTGGTGCTACGCAGTTGTTTCCACATTTGAACATCATGTCCATGGTACCGTATGGATTTCAATTCATCAAGACATCACTGACCGAAAGAGCTAA